The proteins below come from a single Triticum aestivum cultivar Chinese Spring chromosome 5D, IWGSC CS RefSeq v2.1, whole genome shotgun sequence genomic window:
- the LOC123125864 gene encoding protein LURP1 has translation MDQAAAGNGVTSGPLKLTLTRRVPGLFDRKLHVTDGQGSLVFRTVSVRPAFNFRLRTALADASGNHLMRFRRKWMGSHHGWQVFRGESFDPNNLAFTVEPDKRFQINATMKLFLAANSTRQRCDYRVQGSFLTKSLKVYKGDSSQVVAQMVKEKPAFSIGGKGYTISVNQNEDLELILVFLAIRHEKFRVRRMNLYTMGIAHAVNAAAGLFF, from the exons ATGGATCAAGCAGCAGCAGGCAATGGCGTTACGTCTGGACCTCTCAAGCTGACGCTAACCAGACGGGTCCCCGGGCTGTTCGACCGGAAGCTGCATGTCACCGACGGTCAGGGTAGCCTCGTGTTCCGCACGGTGAGCGTCCGCCCCGCCTTCAACTTCCGGCTCCGGACCGCGCTCGCCGACGCGTCAGGGAACCATCTCATGCGCTTCCGCAGgaag TGGATGGGTTCGCACCACGGGTGGCAAGTCTTCAGGGGCGAAAGCTTCGACCCCAACAATCTCGCCTTCACGGTGGAGCCAGACAAGAGGTTTCAGATCAACGCCACCATGAAGCTCTTCCTGGCGGCCAACTCCACCAGGCAACGATGCGACTATCGTGTCCAAGGGAGCTTCCTCACGAAATCTCTCAAGGTCTACAAGGGCGACTCTTCTCAGGTCGTTGCACAG ATGGTCAAGGAGAAGCCTGCTTTCAGCATCGGAGGGAAGGGCTACACAATATCGGTGAATCAGAACGAGGATCTCGAACTGATCCTTGTCTTCCTCGCGATACGCCACGAGAAGTTCAGGGTCAGGAGGATGAACCTGTACACCATGGGCATCGCTCATGCTGTCAATGCTGCTGCAGGTCTCTTCTTCTAA